From the genome of Papaver somniferum cultivar HN1 chromosome 2, ASM357369v1, whole genome shotgun sequence, one region includes:
- the LOC113347239 gene encoding hevein-like preproprotein: MATKNLSVTALLLFLTAIFSAVSAQQCGSQAGGRTCQGNLCCSQYGYCGDTNEYCLPSNNCQSNCKGPSVPGTGESASNVRATYHIYSPAQNGWDLYRVSAYCSTWDGNKPLAWRQKYGWTAFCGPVGPRGQASCGRCLRVTNRGTGAQTTVRIVDQCSNGGLDLEEGVFRQIDTNGIGINDGHMFVDYQFVNCGD, translated from the exons ATGGCAACAAAAAATCTCTCCGTTACCGCACTCCTACTCTTTCTTACAGCTATCTTTTCTGCTGTGAGTGCGCAGCAATGTGGGAGTCAAGCTGGTGGTCGGACTTGTCAAGGCAACTTATGCTGTAGTCAGTACGGTTACTGTGGTGATACTAATGAGTACTGTTTACCATCCAATAACTGCCAGAGTAATTGCAAAGGTCCCAGTGTCCCCGGCACCGGTGAGAGTGCAAGTAATGTTCGTGCAACATACCATATCTATAGTCCTGCCCAAAACGGATGGGATTTGTATAGAGTTAGCGCGTATTGTTCCACTTGGGATGGCAACAAGCCACTTGCTTGGAGACAAAAGTACGGCTGGACGGCCTTCTGTGGCCCTGTCGGACCTCGTGGTCAAGCCTCATGTGGCAGGTGTTTGAGG GTAACAAACAGGGGTACAGGTGCTCAAACAACTGTGAGGATCGTCGATCAGTGCAGCAATGGAGGTTTGGATTTGGAAGAGGGTGTTTTCAGGCAAATTGATACCAATGGAATAGGTATCAATGATGGCCACATGTTTGTAGACTATCAATTTGTCAACTGCGGTGACTGA